One genomic segment of Brevibacillus laterosporus LMG 15441 includes these proteins:
- the ispE gene encoding 4-(cytidine 5'-diphospho)-2-C-methyl-D-erythritol kinase → MRVSIKAPAKINLTLDVLSKRPDGYHEVEMVMTTVDLADRVDLTLLESRDILIDCSASFVPNDMRNHAYKAAKLLQERYSVNKGVHIYIDKQIPVAAGLAGGSSDAAATLRGLNRLWNLRLSLDELALIGEEIGSDVPFCVYGGTALAKGRGEKLRHMISPTPCWVILAKPPIGVSTADVYGNLRVDQIKKHPKTEEMLQAISEQDFSLMARSLGNVLEEVTLNRYPQVRQIKELMLESGADGVLMSGSGPTVFALVQKEAKVHRIYNALRGFVKDVYAVRMLGESEMEILD, encoded by the coding sequence GTGCGAGTTTCAATCAAAGCTCCCGCAAAAATAAATCTTACACTGGACGTACTCTCCAAGCGACCAGATGGTTATCATGAAGTTGAAATGGTTATGACTACGGTTGACTTGGCTGATCGCGTTGACCTGACATTGTTGGAGTCAAGAGATATCCTAATCGATTGTTCCGCAAGCTTTGTTCCAAATGATATGCGAAATCATGCATACAAGGCTGCCAAGCTATTACAAGAGCGTTATTCGGTCAATAAAGGAGTTCATATCTATATAGATAAACAAATTCCTGTTGCCGCAGGTTTAGCAGGAGGAAGCAGTGATGCAGCTGCAACGCTAAGAGGCTTGAATCGTTTGTGGAATTTGAGGCTAAGTCTGGATGAATTGGCTTTGATTGGGGAGGAGATCGGTTCTGATGTGCCCTTCTGTGTGTACGGAGGTACAGCCCTGGCTAAAGGCCGAGGAGAAAAACTCAGACACATGATCAGTCCCACCCCCTGCTGGGTGATATTGGCCAAACCACCGATCGGAGTTTCCACAGCAGATGTATATGGAAATTTGCGGGTCGATCAAATTAAGAAGCATCCAAAGACAGAAGAGATGCTACAAGCTATAAGCGAGCAGGATTTTTCTTTAATGGCAAGATCTTTGGGGAATGTCTTGGAAGAGGTTACACTTAATCGTTATCCTCAAGTCCGCCAAATTAAAGAGCTTATGCTAGAATCAGGGGCAGATGGTGTACTGATGTCAGGAAGTGGTCCCACTGTATTTGCTTTGGTACAAAAAGAAGCTAAAGTGCATCGGATCTATAATGCATTACGTGGTTTTGTCAAAGATGTGTATGCAGTCCGAATGTTAGGCGAATCAGAGATGGAAATACTTGATTAA
- a CDS encoding anti-sigma-F factor Fin family protein produces the protein MSYRYVCRCCGMKVGEIQQSNVSEWQLGFQFLTQQERQHIISKDEIGNTVVRVVCDYCKEALDQNPDLSVVGNPLQ, from the coding sequence ATGAGTTACCGCTATGTATGTCGGTGTTGTGGCATGAAGGTGGGGGAAATTCAGCAATCGAATGTCTCCGAATGGCAGCTAGGCTTTCAATTCTTGACCCAACAGGAGCGCCAACATATAATATCCAAGGATGAGATAGGGAATACAGTTGTTCGCGTTGTTTGTGACTATTGTAAAGAGGCCCTTGATCAAAATCCTGATTTGTCGGTTGTAGGTAATCCGTTGCAATAG
- a CDS encoding 3D domain-containing protein, whose amino-acid sequence MELGKIWVPHNRLLLSILGAATFVLLSVGIYFFNLSTQPKQVTLVIDGVSQDITTTAKTVEQLLQEKQVQITDKDSIKPGLDTSVEKAMTVDLQTSWAIPVQIAGQKTVVHTIKRTVAGALADAGVKVSKKDKINPSVDSKLTKDTEISVIRVEEKAVQVNKDIAFREIRQKDTSLNNGEVRELKKGQAGKAILHYSVVFENGKEVSRKLVKTDVVTEKQDRVLAVGTKKQEVMAASLPSRGGKDIRAKRVLNNVTLTAYAPNAGGGYGRTAMGVKATVGKTVAVDPKLVPLGWWVYIEGIGYRRAEDTGGAIKGHKMDVYLGSESEAMRFGRKKGYKVHVIGPKLP is encoded by the coding sequence ATGGAATTAGGTAAAATCTGGGTACCGCACAATCGATTGCTCCTCTCGATTTTAGGAGCTGCAACCTTTGTGTTGTTATCAGTGGGTATCTACTTCTTTAACCTATCTACCCAGCCAAAGCAAGTAACGCTAGTCATTGATGGGGTATCCCAGGACATCACGACTACGGCAAAAACGGTTGAACAATTATTACAAGAAAAACAAGTTCAAATTACTGATAAAGATAGTATTAAACCAGGCTTGGACACATCTGTTGAAAAAGCCATGACCGTTGATTTGCAAACGAGCTGGGCAATACCTGTCCAAATTGCCGGACAGAAGACAGTGGTTCATACAATAAAACGTACAGTAGCCGGTGCATTGGCGGATGCAGGTGTCAAAGTAAGCAAGAAGGATAAAATAAATCCGTCTGTAGATTCAAAGCTGACGAAAGATACGGAAATTTCTGTCATTAGGGTAGAAGAAAAAGCAGTTCAGGTTAATAAAGATATCGCTTTTCGAGAAATACGCCAAAAAGACACTTCCCTCAACAATGGCGAAGTGCGTGAACTAAAAAAAGGTCAAGCTGGGAAAGCTATTTTGCACTATAGTGTGGTCTTTGAGAATGGTAAAGAGGTATCCCGCAAATTGGTCAAAACCGACGTGGTAACAGAAAAACAAGACCGCGTTTTGGCAGTGGGTACGAAGAAACAAGAAGTTATGGCGGCTTCCCTACCTTCGCGTGGTGGAAAAGATATTCGCGCAAAACGCGTCTTGAATAATGTAACTCTTACAGCCTATGCTCCGAACGCTGGCGGCGGATACGGAAGAACAGCAATGGGTGTAAAAGCTACAGTCGGAAAAACAGTGGCAGTTGATCCCAAATTGGTTCCATTAGGCTGGTGGGTCTACATTGAGGGCATCGGTTATCGTCGTGCGGAGGATACCGGTGGGGCCATCAAAGGGCACAAGATGGATGTATATTTGGGCAGCGAATCTGAGGCAATGAGATTCGGTCGTAAAAAAGGATACAAGGTACATGTAATCGGCCCGAAGTTGCCGTAA
- a CDS encoding small, acid-soluble spore protein, alpha/beta type: MSRRRGIMSEEFKYELAKELGFYDTVKSEGWGGITTRDAGNMVKRAIQIAEEALARQSMK, from the coding sequence ATGAGTCGAAGAAGAGGCATCATGTCCGAGGAGTTCAAATATGAATTGGCCAAGGAACTGGGCTTTTACGACACCGTCAAAAGCGAAGGCTGGGGTGGTATCACAACCCGCGATGCTGGTAACATGGTGAAACGAGCAATTCAGATTGCCGAGGAAGCATTAGCTAGACAATCGATGAAATAA
- the spoVG gene encoding septation regulator SpoVG, with the protein MEVTDVRLRRVNTDGRMKAIASITIDHEFVVHDIRVIDGNNGMFVAMPSKRTPDGEFRDIAHPISSTTREKIQAAVLSEYERVGVEEEAQIEAGA; encoded by the coding sequence ATGGAAGTAACTGATGTAAGACTTCGCCGTGTTAATACGGACGGCAGAATGAAAGCGATTGCCTCAATTACCATTGACCACGAGTTTGTGGTTCATGATATCCGCGTAATTGATGGGAACAACGGAATGTTTGTGGCTATGCCTAGCAAACGCACTCCTGATGGTGAATTCCGAGATATTGCCCACCCAATTTCTTCAACAACTCGCGAAAAAATTCAGGCAGCAGTTCTATCTGAATATGAGCGTGTCGGAGTTGAAGAAGAAGCGCAAATTGAAGCGGGAGCATGA
- the pth gene encoding aminoacyl-tRNA hydrolase — protein MKVIIGLGNPGKQYEDTRHNVGFLAIDTLSKELQIPLSTMKFRGIIGEGNVQGEKVLLVKPQTYMNLSGETVGQIVSFYKLTAKDIVVIYDDLDLPVGKLRLREKGSAGGHNGIKSIIAHLGTQDFSRIKIGIDRPEPGKSVSDYVLHSFSKSEWPHIQDAIQSAAKASEDWIKGDSFLTVMNRYNPTRG, from the coding sequence TTGAAAGTCATCATTGGGTTAGGGAACCCTGGTAAACAATATGAGGATACCAGACATAATGTAGGGTTTCTTGCAATAGATACATTAAGTAAAGAATTACAAATTCCGTTAAGCACGATGAAATTTCGTGGAATTATAGGAGAGGGAAATGTACAAGGCGAGAAGGTTTTATTAGTAAAACCACAAACCTACATGAACCTATCTGGAGAAACGGTAGGGCAAATCGTTTCTTTTTATAAACTGACAGCAAAGGATATCGTTGTCATCTATGATGATCTTGACTTACCGGTAGGCAAGCTGAGACTGCGGGAAAAGGGCAGTGCAGGAGGCCATAACGGGATTAAATCCATCATTGCTCATTTAGGCACACAAGATTTTAGTCGCATCAAAATTGGTATTGATCGTCCAGAACCGGGCAAAAGTGTGAGTGACTATGTACTGCACTCATTTTCAAAAAGCGAGTGGCCGCATATCCAAGATGCAATTCAATCAGCAGCAAAAGCCAGTGAAGATTGGATCAAAGGTGATAGCTTCCTGACAGTTATGAATCGTTATAATCCAACACGTGGCTAG
- the glmU gene encoding bifunctional UDP-N-acetylglucosamine diphosphorylase/glucosamine-1-phosphate N-acetyltransferase GlmU translates to MSIIHAVILAAGQGTRMKSKLYKVLHPVCGKPMVQHVVDTLASMQVNDVVVVVGHGADKVRETLQDRVQYAMQAEQLGTAHAALQAKDILLDQEGTTLLLYGDVPLLSKETLTKLLAYHEEQNAAATVLTALMADPTGYGRIVRNERNEVLRIVEHKDATDEERNIAEINTGIYCFDNRKLWETLSQVKNDNAQNEYYITDCVGILREAGEKVLAYAAEDPDETMGVNDRVQLSEAEAYMRKRIAVEHMKNGVTIIDPASTYIEADVVIGADTIIEPNSYLRGKTVIGTDCKIGPQTELTNMQVADGVSISYSVLVDSQVDEQATVGPFAYVRPQTHIGSNVKIGDFVELKNAKIGAGSKVPHLSYLGDAEIGQGVNVGCGTISVNYDGAKKHKTVVGDRSFIGCNSNLVAPVTVGHDAYVAAGSTINQDVPDGAFAIARERQTNKLDYAVKLPRKQSE, encoded by the coding sequence ATGTCTATTATACATGCGGTAATTCTTGCTGCTGGTCAGGGAACACGTATGAAATCCAAATTATATAAAGTACTGCATCCTGTATGCGGCAAGCCAATGGTTCAGCATGTTGTGGATACTTTGGCTTCCATGCAAGTAAACGATGTAGTTGTAGTAGTAGGACACGGAGCTGATAAAGTTCGTGAAACGCTACAAGACCGTGTTCAATACGCCATGCAAGCAGAACAATTGGGAACAGCTCATGCAGCTTTGCAAGCCAAAGATATCTTACTAGATCAAGAGGGAACGACTCTGCTTTTATATGGGGACGTGCCATTGCTCTCAAAGGAAACGCTTACCAAGCTATTGGCTTATCATGAAGAGCAGAACGCGGCTGCTACCGTTTTAACCGCTTTAATGGCCGATCCAACCGGATATGGTCGCATTGTTCGAAATGAACGAAATGAAGTGTTACGCATCGTTGAGCACAAGGATGCAACAGACGAGGAACGTAATATTGCAGAAATTAACACAGGTATTTATTGCTTTGATAATCGGAAGCTTTGGGAAACATTATCCCAAGTGAAGAATGATAATGCTCAGAATGAATACTATATCACCGATTGTGTGGGTATTCTACGAGAAGCGGGCGAGAAAGTATTGGCTTATGCTGCCGAAGACCCAGATGAAACAATGGGGGTTAACGATCGCGTTCAGCTTTCTGAGGCAGAAGCTTATATGCGTAAACGCATTGCTGTTGAACACATGAAAAACGGTGTTACTATCATTGATCCAGCTTCTACCTATATTGAAGCAGATGTAGTGATTGGCGCCGACACAATAATTGAACCGAATTCCTATTTGCGAGGAAAAACGGTTATTGGCACAGACTGCAAAATTGGCCCACAAACTGAATTAACCAATATGCAAGTGGCGGATGGCGTAAGCATTTCTTATTCCGTACTAGTGGACAGCCAAGTGGATGAACAGGCTACAGTTGGTCCGTTTGCTTATGTACGACCACAAACACATATTGGCTCAAATGTAAAAATTGGAGATTTTGTGGAGCTGAAAAATGCTAAAATTGGTGCAGGAAGTAAAGTTCCTCATCTCAGCTACCTAGGAGATGCTGAGATTGGTCAGGGTGTTAATGTTGGATGCGGAACAATCTCCGTGAATTATGATGGGGCGAAAAAGCATAAGACGGTAGTAGGCGATCGATCCTTCATCGGATGCAACTCTAACTTAGTTGCTCCTGTGACGGTAGGTCATGATGCTTACGTTGCTGCTGGCTCGACCATTAATCAAGATGTACCAGATGGAGCGTTTGCCATTGCGCGCGAACGCCAAACCAATAAACTGGACTACGCGGTAAAACTACCACGTAAACAAAGCGAATAA
- the rsmA gene encoding 16S rRNA (adenine(1518)-N(6)/adenine(1519)-N(6))-dimethyltransferase RsmA, with translation MTAGYKDIATPTRTREIIEKYGFSLKKSLGQNFLTDINILHNIIDAAELSKDKAVIEIGPGIGALTEQLCRAAGKVMAIEIDQRLLPILEDTLSPYDNITVVHGDVLKLDVAALIAEHLSGCSGVSVVANLPYYVTTPILMGLLESGIELDHIVVMIQKEVAERIAAKPGTKDYGSLSVAAQFYAETSIEMIVPASVFIPRPNVDSAVIKLSIRKQPIVEVADEKLFFRVVKASFAQRRKTLLNNLVTNYFGKEKKEQALQALEEADILPSRRGETLSIQEFATLANTIHRLQIK, from the coding sequence ATGACGGCTGGATATAAAGATATCGCAACTCCAACCAGAACGCGGGAGATCATTGAGAAGTACGGCTTTTCCCTCAAAAAAAGCCTGGGACAAAACTTTTTAACCGATATTAACATTTTGCATAACATCATAGATGCTGCAGAGCTTTCTAAGGATAAAGCTGTTATTGAGATAGGGCCGGGCATTGGAGCGTTGACTGAGCAGCTTTGTCGGGCAGCAGGCAAAGTAATGGCGATTGAGATCGACCAACGTCTCCTGCCAATTTTAGAGGATACACTTTCTCCTTACGACAATATCACAGTGGTACATGGAGATGTATTGAAGCTGGACGTAGCTGCTCTTATAGCAGAACACCTATCTGGGTGTAGCGGAGTCAGTGTAGTAGCTAACCTGCCTTATTACGTAACGACACCAATTCTCATGGGGTTGTTAGAATCTGGTATCGAGCTTGATCATATTGTTGTCATGATCCAAAAGGAAGTGGCAGAGCGCATTGCTGCTAAACCTGGTACGAAGGATTATGGCTCGCTGAGTGTAGCAGCTCAATTCTATGCGGAGACGAGCATAGAGATGATTGTGCCAGCCAGCGTATTTATTCCAAGGCCTAATGTTGATTCAGCGGTCATTAAGCTGTCTATTCGCAAACAACCAATCGTAGAGGTAGCAGATGAAAAGCTCTTCTTCCGTGTTGTAAAGGCTTCCTTTGCTCAAAGACGCAAAACTTTACTGAATAACTTAGTTACCAACTACTTCGGTAAAGAAAAGAAGGAGCAGGCCCTGCAAGCGCTAGAAGAAGCCGATATTTTACCGAGCAGACGTGGAGAGACGCTTTCTATTCAGGAATTTGCGACATTAGCCAATACCATTCATCGCCTACAGATAAAATAA
- a CDS encoding ribose-phosphate diphosphokinase produces the protein MANYRDPKLKVFTCSANPKLAQEIAEHIGLNVGNMETARFSDGECQIKLNESVRGSDVFIIQPTCAPVNEHLMELLVVVDALKRASAKSINVVIPYYGYARQDRKARSRDPITAKLVANLIETAGAQRVITMDLHATQIQGFFDIPVDHLLGVPILAKYFQEKNLSDVVVVSPDHGGVTRARKLAERLEAPIAIIDKRRPEPNVAEVMNIVGNIEGKTAIIIDDIIDTAGTITLAANALVDAGAREVYACCTHPVLSGPAIERIQNSKIKELIVTNTLPLDSNKLIDKVKVLSVAPLIGEAIIRVHEELSISKLFD, from the coding sequence ATGGCTAATTATCGTGACCCGAAGCTGAAGGTTTTCACTTGCAGTGCCAATCCTAAATTGGCTCAGGAGATTGCTGAACATATCGGCTTAAACGTGGGCAACATGGAGACAGCAAGATTCAGTGACGGTGAGTGCCAAATCAAGCTAAATGAGAGTGTGCGTGGATCAGACGTATTCATTATCCAACCTACTTGCGCACCAGTTAACGAACACCTAATGGAGTTACTGGTTGTGGTCGACGCTCTAAAACGTGCTTCTGCCAAAAGCATTAATGTTGTGATTCCGTATTATGGATATGCAAGACAAGATCGCAAAGCGCGTTCTCGTGATCCTATCACAGCGAAATTAGTTGCAAATCTTATCGAAACAGCAGGGGCACAGCGTGTGATTACAATGGACTTACACGCGACACAAATCCAAGGCTTCTTTGATATCCCTGTAGATCATCTGTTGGGAGTTCCAATCTTGGCTAAATATTTCCAAGAGAAAAACCTCTCAGACGTTGTTGTTGTATCACCAGACCACGGAGGAGTTACACGTGCTCGTAAGCTGGCTGAACGATTAGAAGCACCAATTGCCATCATTGATAAACGCCGTCCTGAACCAAACGTAGCTGAGGTTATGAATATTGTTGGTAACATTGAAGGTAAAACAGCTATCATCATTGACGATATCATTGACACAGCCGGAACGATTACTTTAGCTGCTAATGCATTGGTAGATGCAGGGGCTCGTGAAGTGTACGCTTGTTGCACACATCCTGTTCTCTCTGGTCCTGCCATAGAGCGTATCCAAAACTCTAAGATTAAGGAATTGATTGTTACAAATACGCTTCCTTTAGATTCGAACAAATTAATTGATAAGGTGAAGGTATTATCTGTGGCTCCATTAATTGGAGAAGCGATTATCCGTGTTCACGAAGAATTGTCAATTAGTAAATTGTTCGATTAA
- the veg gene encoding biofilm formation stimulator Veg produces MARNALVDIKRSLDGHIGERIMLKANGGRRKTVERTGILEETYPSVFVVKLDDDQLFERVSYSYADILTETVELMVCRDDTHIKITFIQQ; encoded by the coding sequence ATGGCTAGGAACGCGTTAGTTGATATTAAACGCAGTTTGGACGGACACATTGGAGAACGTATCATGCTCAAGGCCAATGGCGGTCGTCGTAAGACCGTCGAAAGGACTGGCATCCTAGAAGAGACATACCCCTCAGTATTTGTAGTTAAGCTTGATGACGACCAGTTATTTGAACGAGTTTCTTACAGCTATGCTGATATTTTGACGGAAACCGTAGAACTAATGGTATGTCGAGACGATACACATATAAAGATTACCTTTATTCAACAGTAG
- a CDS encoding 50S ribosomal protein L25 has product MVAIKAEVRTAQDKTTAKAIRREGWVPAVLYGTDVGNKEVKILALELDQALRAQTTNVPFTLQVDGNVYDVMVYELQRHPVQGRILHADFKQIDMKEKIHTSVPITMTGDPELGAATLVRHSVEISCLPTDIPATLTVDTDGLHIGDVVLVKDLQIPPNVDVHLDELEVVISVLPPKAKSDESIEAQQSAMEVAEQAKAPVAEAEKV; this is encoded by the coding sequence TTGGTAGCAATTAAAGCAGAGGTACGTACAGCTCAAGATAAAACAACAGCTAAAGCGATTCGTCGTGAGGGTTGGGTTCCTGCGGTGTTATACGGAACGGATGTAGGAAATAAGGAAGTCAAGATACTTGCGCTTGAGCTGGATCAAGCCTTACGTGCGCAAACCACCAACGTTCCTTTTACGCTACAGGTAGATGGAAATGTATATGACGTGATGGTGTATGAGCTTCAGAGACATCCAGTTCAAGGTAGGATTTTGCACGCTGACTTTAAACAGATAGACATGAAGGAAAAAATTCATACGTCTGTGCCTATTACGATGACGGGAGATCCTGAATTGGGAGCTGCTACATTGGTTCGTCACAGTGTAGAAATCTCCTGCTTACCTACTGATATCCCGGCAACACTCACTGTAGATACAGATGGGCTACATATAGGAGATGTTGTACTTGTTAAAGATTTGCAAATACCTCCAAACGTAGACGTGCATCTTGACGAGCTGGAAGTAGTCATTAGCGTACTTCCGCCAAAAGCAAAATCGGATGAATCTATTGAAGCTCAGCAAAGCGCTATGGAAGTTGCAGAACAAGCAAAAGCTCCTGTAGCCGAAGCGGAAAAAGTATAA
- the purR gene encoding pur operon repressor: MRKLRRSARLVDMTQHLLAHPHTLIPLTYFSEEYGSAKSSISEDLSIIKEAFESQGIGDLRTVAGAAGGVKYIPRTTHEHAAAFMETLIMELAKPERLLPGGYLYMSDILGDPKTLNHIGKLLASAFRQSDVDVVMTVEAKGIPLAYATASFLNVPVVVVRRNNMVTEGSVVSINYVSGSSKRIQTMSLARRALPEESRVLIVDDFMKAGGTIQGMMDLLQEFKATVVGCGVFVETADDADRLIEDYISLAKLQEVDVKEKQIMIELGSYFSNKEE, translated from the coding sequence ATGAGAAAATTGCGCAGAAGCGCGAGGTTAGTGGATATGACGCAGCATTTGTTAGCTCATCCACACACATTGATTCCCCTGACATATTTCTCAGAAGAATATGGTTCTGCCAAGTCCTCTATCAGTGAAGACTTGTCCATTATCAAAGAAGCATTTGAGTCTCAGGGAATCGGTGACCTACGCACAGTAGCAGGTGCGGCTGGAGGAGTTAAATACATCCCGCGAACCACTCATGAACATGCCGCAGCGTTTATGGAAACATTGATTATGGAATTGGCTAAACCTGAGCGTTTGCTGCCAGGCGGATATTTGTATATGTCTGATATTCTTGGCGATCCCAAAACCTTAAATCATATTGGGAAGCTACTTGCCTCAGCTTTTCGTCAAAGCGATGTAGACGTGGTAATGACGGTAGAGGCGAAGGGTATTCCACTTGCTTATGCGACCGCAAGCTTTTTGAATGTTCCTGTGGTGGTGGTAAGAAGAAACAATATGGTAACAGAAGGCTCAGTAGTAAGTATCAATTACGTATCTGGCTCCAGTAAACGTATTCAGACGATGTCGCTTGCCAGACGAGCACTCCCAGAGGAGTCTCGTGTCCTCATAGTGGATGATTTCATGAAAGCAGGTGGAACCATTCAGGGTATGATGGACTTATTGCAGGAGTTTAAAGCTACGGTTGTGGGCTGTGGTGTGTTTGTAGAAACAGCAGATGATGCAGATCGTTTAATTGAAGATTATATTTCACTTGCAAAGCTTCAAGAAGTAGATGTCAAAGAAAAACAAATAATGATTGAATTAGGTAGTTATTTTTCCAATAAAGAAGAATAA
- a CDS encoding CobW family GTP-binding protein, with translation MSTDVYILTGYLGSGKTTLLQQLLAYLRDQSSNVVVMMNEMGEEDVDGEQVEGFGFPVKKMLNGCICCSIRGELTENVKEIMQNIKPEHLIIETTGVADPIEVVDAMTHPELYDRMNLKGIISVIDASRYLELTSFFQAGGALIKTIRNQVKYADLLIINKVDLVDEDILTKVKAKLQETNSHASMHVTIRTEMDLEKLLQVKRLAQSKEMSNTPSIPVQKTIGRFSPLDKLKQTLGLKTNQPSLFHSIDTFSYHFKGPVDAEAFEDFLYDLPKTIYRAKGYVQFIGQDDLISFQQTQTQVHLFPFSNFGPKMVAVFIGEGIDKDNIIEALEKCYRTS, from the coding sequence ATGAGTACAGATGTATATATATTGACAGGTTATCTAGGAAGTGGAAAAACGACTCTGCTCCAACAGCTCCTGGCTTATCTGCGTGATCAAAGCAGTAATGTCGTTGTTATGATGAACGAAATGGGAGAAGAGGATGTAGATGGGGAGCAAGTGGAGGGATTTGGTTTTCCCGTAAAAAAAATGCTCAATGGTTGCATTTGTTGCTCCATTCGTGGAGAGCTGACAGAAAATGTAAAGGAAATCATGCAAAATATAAAACCGGAGCATCTCATCATTGAAACAACAGGTGTAGCTGACCCCATTGAAGTAGTCGATGCCATGACGCATCCCGAGCTTTACGACAGAATGAATCTAAAAGGAATTATTAGCGTCATAGATGCTTCGAGGTATTTAGAGCTGACTTCTTTCTTTCAAGCTGGCGGGGCGTTGATTAAGACCATTCGCAATCAGGTAAAATATGCAGATCTTTTAATCATAAACAAAGTTGATTTAGTGGATGAAGACATCTTAACAAAAGTAAAAGCAAAGCTTCAGGAAACAAACTCTCATGCTTCTATGCATGTAACGATACGGACAGAGATGGATCTAGAGAAGTTGCTACAGGTAAAACGATTGGCTCAAAGCAAAGAGATGTCAAACACACCCTCTATCCCTGTACAAAAAACGATCGGCCGATTTTCTCCATTAGATAAATTAAAGCAAACACTAGGACTTAAAACAAACCAGCCTTCCCTTTTTCACTCGATTGATACTTTTTCATATCATTTCAAGGGACCCGTTGACGCTGAAGCCTTTGAAGATTTTTTGTATGATCTTCCCAAAACCATCTACCGGGCAAAAGGATACGTGCAATTTATTGGACAAGACGATCTGATTTCTTTCCAGCAAACTCAAACACAGGTACATTTATTTCCCTTTAGCAATTTCGGGCCAAAAATGGTAGCCGTTTTCATTGGAGAAGGAATTGATAAGGACAATATTATAGAAGCTCTCGAAAAATGCTACCGCACTTCATAA
- the rnmV gene encoding ribonuclease M5: MKIKEVIVVEGRDDTAAIKRAVDADTIETGGSAINEVTLRKIKMAQQKRGVIVFTDPDYPGERIRKIVSQSVPGCKHAFIKKEDARKKGSNLGVEHATPEAIRQALADVKTEFLEGQGEITLEHLVQAGMVAGMDTKHRRTRLGEILGIGYSNAKQLGKRLNMFQISKAEFDAAVDQIDSEQGGS; the protein is encoded by the coding sequence ATGAAGATCAAAGAGGTTATCGTGGTGGAAGGACGAGACGATACGGCCGCAATTAAGCGGGCAGTCGATGCTGATACCATCGAGACAGGTGGTTCCGCAATCAACGAGGTAACCCTTCGAAAAATAAAGATGGCACAACAGAAACGCGGTGTGATTGTGTTTACCGATCCAGATTATCCGGGTGAGCGCATTAGAAAAATTGTCAGCCAATCTGTGCCCGGATGCAAGCATGCTTTTATTAAAAAAGAGGATGCTAGAAAAAAGGGAAGTAATCTTGGTGTGGAGCATGCAACACCGGAAGCCATTAGACAGGCTCTGGCTGATGTAAAGACCGAGTTCCTAGAGGGGCAAGGGGAAATTACCTTGGAGCACCTCGTGCAAGCTGGAATGGTAGCTGGAATGGATACCAAGCATCGTCGCACCCGATTAGGAGAGATATTGGGTATCGGTTACTCTAACGCTAAACAATTAGGTAAAAGGTTAAACATGTTTCAAATCAGTAAGGCGGAGTTTGATGCTGCTGTGGACCAGATTGATTCAGAACAAGGGGGAAGCTAA